A portion of the Apteryx mantelli isolate bAptMan1 chromosome 29, bAptMan1.hap1, whole genome shotgun sequence genome contains these proteins:
- the AP3M2 gene encoding AP-3 complex subunit mu-2 isoform X2, whose amino-acid sequence MIHSLFLINASGDIFLEKHWKSVVSRSVCDYFFEAQERASEAENVPPVIPTPHHYLLSVYRHKIFFVAVIQTEVPPLFVIEFLHRVVDTFQDYFGVCSEVMIKDNVVVVYEVLEEMLDNGFPLATESNILKELIKPPTILRTVVNTITGSTNVGDQLPTGQLSVVPWRRTGVKYTNNEAYFDVIEEIDAIIDKSGSTITAEIQGVIDACVKLTGMPDLTLSFMNPRLLDDVSFHPCVRFKRWESERILSFIPPDGNFRLLSYHVSAQNLVAIPVYVKHNISFRDGSSLGRFEITVGPKQTMGKTIEGVMVASQMPKGVLNMSLTPSQGTHIFDPVTKLLSWDVGKINPQKLPSLKGTMSLQAGASKPDENPTINLQFKIQQLAISGSSATDECHCRWP is encoded by the exons ATGATCCACAGCCTGTTCCTGATCAACGCCTCGGGGGACATCTTCCTGGAGAAGCACTGGAAGAGCGTCGTCAGCCGCTCCGTCTGCGACTATTTCTTCGAGGCGCAGGAGAGGGCCTCGGAGGCGGAGAACGTGCCGCCGGTGATCCCCACGCCGCACCACTACCTCCTCAGCGTCTACCGCCACAAGATCTTCTTCGTGGCCGTCATCCAGACCGAGGTGCCGCCGCTCTTCGTCATCGAGTTCCTGCACCGCGTCGTCGACACCTTCCAG GATTATTTTGGTGTCTGTTCAGAGGTGATGATCAAGGACAATGTTGTGGTGGTTTATGAGGTGCTGGAGGAAATGCTGGACAATGGCTTTCCATTGGCAACGGAATCTAATATTCTCAAGGAGCTGATAAAACCTCCCACTATCCTGCGAACAGTTGTCAACACTATCACAG GAAGCACAAATGTGGGTGACCAGCTCCCCACTGGACAGCTATCAGTGGTGCCTTGGAGACGTACTGGTGTGAAATATACCAACAATGAAGCATATTTTGATGTGATTGAAGAGATAGATGCAATCATTGACAAATCAG GTTCCACAATTACTGCTGAAATCCAAGGGGTGATTGATGCTTGTGTCAAGCTGACTGGGATGCCAGACCTTACCCTCTCCTTTATG AACCCCCGATTGTTGGATGATGTCAGTTTTCATCCATGTGTGCGTTTTAAGCGCTGGGAATCAGAGCGAATACTTTCCTTCATTCCACCTGATGGAAATTTTCGCTTGCTCTCCTACCATGTCAGTGCTCAGAA TCTTGTGGCAATTCCTGTCTATGTTAAACACAACATCAGCTTCCGTGATGGCAGCTCATTGGGACGCTTTGAGATCACTGTGGGGCCAAAGCAGACTATGGGGAAGACGATAGAGGGAGTGATGGTTGCTAGCCAGATGCCAAAAGGTGTCTTAAACATGAGCCTCACACCGTCACAAGGAACACATATCTTTGATCCAGTTACAAAG TTGCTCTCATGGGATGTTGGGAAAATAAACCCCCAGAAGCTGCCAAGCTTGAAAGGGACCATGAGCCTGCAAGCTGGGGCATCCAAACCTGATGAGAACCCCACAATTAACTTGCAGTTTAAAATTCAGCAACTGGCTATATCTG GTTCCAGTGCAACTGATGAATGCCACTGCAGGTGGCCGTAG
- the AP3M2 gene encoding AP-3 complex subunit mu-2 isoform X1, whose amino-acid sequence MIHSLFLINASGDIFLEKHWKSVVSRSVCDYFFEAQERASEAENVPPVIPTPHHYLLSVYRHKIFFVAVIQTEVPPLFVIEFLHRVVDTFQDYFGVCSEVMIKDNVVVVYEVLEEMLDNGFPLATESNILKELIKPPTILRTVVNTITGSTNVGDQLPTGQLSVVPWRRTGVKYTNNEAYFDVIEEIDAIIDKSGSTITAEIQGVIDACVKLTGMPDLTLSFMNPRLLDDVSFHPCVRFKRWESERILSFIPPDGNFRLLSYHVSAQNLVAIPVYVKHNISFRDGSSLGRFEITVGPKQTMGKTIEGVMVASQMPKGVLNMSLTPSQGTHIFDPVTKLLSWDVGKINPQKLPSLKGTMSLQAGASKPDENPTINLQFKIQQLAISGLKVNRLDMYGEKYKPFKGIKYMTKAGKFQVRT is encoded by the exons ATGATCCACAGCCTGTTCCTGATCAACGCCTCGGGGGACATCTTCCTGGAGAAGCACTGGAAGAGCGTCGTCAGCCGCTCCGTCTGCGACTATTTCTTCGAGGCGCAGGAGAGGGCCTCGGAGGCGGAGAACGTGCCGCCGGTGATCCCCACGCCGCACCACTACCTCCTCAGCGTCTACCGCCACAAGATCTTCTTCGTGGCCGTCATCCAGACCGAGGTGCCGCCGCTCTTCGTCATCGAGTTCCTGCACCGCGTCGTCGACACCTTCCAG GATTATTTTGGTGTCTGTTCAGAGGTGATGATCAAGGACAATGTTGTGGTGGTTTATGAGGTGCTGGAGGAAATGCTGGACAATGGCTTTCCATTGGCAACGGAATCTAATATTCTCAAGGAGCTGATAAAACCTCCCACTATCCTGCGAACAGTTGTCAACACTATCACAG GAAGCACAAATGTGGGTGACCAGCTCCCCACTGGACAGCTATCAGTGGTGCCTTGGAGACGTACTGGTGTGAAATATACCAACAATGAAGCATATTTTGATGTGATTGAAGAGATAGATGCAATCATTGACAAATCAG GTTCCACAATTACTGCTGAAATCCAAGGGGTGATTGATGCTTGTGTCAAGCTGACTGGGATGCCAGACCTTACCCTCTCCTTTATG AACCCCCGATTGTTGGATGATGTCAGTTTTCATCCATGTGTGCGTTTTAAGCGCTGGGAATCAGAGCGAATACTTTCCTTCATTCCACCTGATGGAAATTTTCGCTTGCTCTCCTACCATGTCAGTGCTCAGAA TCTTGTGGCAATTCCTGTCTATGTTAAACACAACATCAGCTTCCGTGATGGCAGCTCATTGGGACGCTTTGAGATCACTGTGGGGCCAAAGCAGACTATGGGGAAGACGATAGAGGGAGTGATGGTTGCTAGCCAGATGCCAAAAGGTGTCTTAAACATGAGCCTCACACCGTCACAAGGAACACATATCTTTGATCCAGTTACAAAG TTGCTCTCATGGGATGTTGGGAAAATAAACCCCCAGAAGCTGCCAAGCTTGAAAGGGACCATGAGCCTGCAAGCTGGGGCATCCAAACCTGATGAGAACCCCACAATTAACTTGCAGTTTAAAATTCAGCAACTGGCTATATCTG GACTGAAGGTGAATCGCTTGGACATGTATGGGGAGAAGTACAAGCCCTTCAAGGGGATAAAATACATGACTAAGGCTGGCAAGTTCCAAGTCCGAACCTAG
- the PLAT gene encoding tissue-type plasminogen activator, translating to MWKTHRMEGKLPCLLLLLGAFTTVQCQGFRMRFKRGARSRAICTDHSSGEIYQHRGTWLRLSGSRIEYCRCDSGRSRCHTVPVRDCTRNKCYNGGQCSQAYYSPQLFICQCHQGFSGKQCETDTEVKCYQDAGVTYRGTWSMTKSGVECLNWNTNGLMDWKYSGRREDAAELGLGNHNYCRNPDEDSKPWCYIYKGREYTWEHCSVPSCSKAGNVNCKSGRGTDYRGSHSVTSSGATCLRWNSRILANRLYTAWRSDAYQLGLGSHNFCRNPDNDSKPWCHVLKGNQLTWEYCNVPTCSTCGLRQRRARQYRIKGGSYADIAAHPWQAAIFVRYRRAPGEHFLCGGILINSCWVLSAAHCFEEGFNTSQLKIVLGRTSRAIPEQNEQKFQVKNYTVHPKFDSENYDNDIALLQLKSDLEECAIETDTVRAACLPTPELQLPDWTECEISGYGRDEEFSPFYSDHLKEGHVRLFPASRCTTQHLDNRTVTDNMLCAGDTRHLDDACKGDSGGPLVCMKDDRMYLIGIISWGIGCGRKDIPGVYTNVNRYLDWIQDNMKP from the exons ATGTGGAAAACACACAGAATGGAAGGCAAACTCCCATGTCTCCTCCTACTGCTGGGAGCATTCACCACTGTTCAATGCCAG GGCTTCCGCATGCGTTTCAAACGGGGAGCCAGATCTAGAG CCATTTGCACAGACCACTCATCTGGAGAGATTTACCAGCACAGGGGGACCTGGCTGAGACTCTCAGGGAGCAGAATAGAATACTGTAGGTGTGACAGCGGTCGGAGTCGCTGCCACACTGTGCCTGTCAGAG ACTGCACTAGAAATAAATGCTACAATGGAGGCCAATGTTCACAGGCATATTACTCCCCACAGCTCTTCATTTGCCAGTGCCACCAAGGCTTCTCGGGGAAGCAGTGTGAAACAG ATACTGAAGTTAAGTGCTACCAAGATGCTGGAGTAACATATAGGGGTACATGGAGCATGACAAAGAGTGGGGTTGAATGCTTAAATTGGAATACGAATGGATTGATGGATTGGAAGTACAGTGGCCGAAGAGAGGACGCTGCTGAGCTGGGATTGGGCAATCACAACTACTGCAG AAACCCAGATGAGGACTCCAAACCTTGGTGCTACATCTACAAAGGGAGAGAGTACACCTGGGAACACTGCAGcgtgccttcctgttcaaaag CTGGAAACGTCAACTGCAAATCTGGAAGAGGCACAGATTACAGAGGCAGCCACAGTGTTACCAGTTCTGGAGCTACCTGTTTGAGGTGGAATTCTCGAATCCTTGCCAACAGGTTATATACTGCTTGGAGAAGTGACGCTTACCAGCTGGGCCTTGGTAGTCACAATTTCTGCCG GAATCCTGACAATGACAGCAAGCCTTGGTGCCATGTACTGAAAGGAAACCAGCTCACATGGGAGTACTGCAATGTGCCTACTTGCT CCACCTGTGGCTTAAGGCAGCGCAGAGCACGCCAATACCGGATTAAAGGTGGCTCCTATGCAGACATTGCAGCTCACCCATGGCAAGCTGCCATCTTTGTGAGGTATCGTCGAGCACCTGGAGAGCACTTCCTCTGTGGAGGAATTCTGATCAACTCCTGCTGGGTTTTGTCAGCTGCTCACTGTTTTGAAGAAGG cttTAATACAAGTCAACTGAAGATCGTGCTGGGCAGGACTTCTCGAGCAATTCCTGAACAGAACGAACAAAAGTTTCAAGTGAAGAACTACACCGTGCATCCAAAATTTGACTCAGAAAACTATGACAATGATATTG ctctGCTGCAGTTGAAGTCTGACTTAGAAGAATGTGCTATTGAAACAGACACTGTCCGTGCTGCCTGCCTCCCAACACCAGAACTGCAGCTGCCTGACTGGACTGAATGTGAGATCTCTGGTTATGGCAGAGATGAAGAAT TTTCTCCCTTTTATTCAGACCATTTGAAGGAAGGCCATGTCAGATTGTTTCCAGCCAGTAGGTGTACAACACAGCATCTAGACAACCGGACAGTTACAGACAATATGTTATGTGCAGGAGACACAAGACACCTTGATGATGCCTGCAAG GGTGACTCTGGAGGGCCTCTGGTCTGTATGAAGGATGATCGCATGTATCTAATCGGGATCATCAGCTGGGGAATAGGCTGTGGCCGCAAAGACATACCTGGCGTTTATACAAATGTGAATCGTTACCTCGACTGGATTCAGGACAACATGAAAccctga